One part of the Sorangiineae bacterium MSr11954 genome encodes these proteins:
- a CDS encoding PhzF family phenazine biosynthesis protein, producing MNHPELSRTVRVFTPSDPALDAGTGGNPATVTLDADGLSDAELQAVAERLGHESAFVLAPPDGTFDFAFRFFAPNFEMEMCGHATVGTLWVLRRLGRWPKGKTDVTVWTKSGPVHGRLLHAGTPAERVAVSQPKGRIWALPDPIAHAARIAEVLGVTDAERAAEPIVNASTSRIKTLVPLTSAAAVNALRPDFTRMEALCEDIGSTGLYPYAIVDREARIVEARQFPKEVGYPEDAATGVAVTALAFALLEGGVVAADERPIRVIQGRAMGQPSELVVSFEIGRDGPTQCWLTGLVADLEPQPHAVRG from the coding sequence TGGGAATCCAGCCACGGTGACCCTCGACGCGGACGGATTATCGGACGCGGAGCTGCAAGCGGTGGCGGAGCGCTTGGGCCACGAGAGCGCCTTCGTCCTCGCGCCCCCCGATGGAACGTTCGATTTCGCATTTCGATTTTTCGCGCCGAACTTCGAAATGGAGATGTGCGGTCATGCCACCGTCGGCACGCTTTGGGTTTTGCGCCGGCTCGGCCGGTGGCCCAAAGGCAAAACCGATGTCACCGTTTGGACCAAGAGCGGCCCCGTTCACGGCCGCCTCCTCCATGCCGGTACCCCAGCCGAGCGCGTCGCCGTCTCGCAGCCCAAGGGGCGCATTTGGGCGCTGCCGGATCCGATCGCGCACGCGGCACGCATCGCCGAGGTCCTCGGGGTGACGGACGCGGAGCGCGCGGCGGAGCCCATCGTCAATGCGTCGACGAGCCGGATCAAGACGCTCGTTCCCTTGACGTCGGCCGCCGCCGTCAACGCGCTGAGGCCCGATTTCACGCGCATGGAGGCGCTCTGCGAGGACATCGGCTCCACCGGCCTTTACCCGTATGCCATCGTGGATCGCGAAGCGCGCATCGTCGAGGCGCGCCAATTTCCAAAAGAGGTCGGCTACCCGGAGGACGCGGCCACGGGCGTCGCCGTTACCGCGCTGGCGTTTGCGCTCCTCGAAGGCGGCGTCGTCGCCGCGGACGAGCGTCCCATCCGCGTCATTCAGGGCCGGGCCATGGGGCAGCCCTCGGAGCTCGTCGTCTCGTTCGAAATCGGAAGGGACGGCCCGACGCAGTGTTGGCTCACCGGCCTGGTCGCCGACCTCGAGCCGCAGCCGCACGCCGTGCGCGGTTAG
- a CDS encoding RNA-binding transcriptional accessory protein: protein MSTPEATVQSTDHTLAEGTVEGAFDPVPAIAEELALAPAAVRAVVKLLAEGATVPFIARYRKEATGGLDEVQIRTIEERRTYLLELHERRTAILGEIASQGKLTPELKAKIEAAKTKAELEDLYLPYKPKRRTRATIAKERGLEPLANTIWSQPKQGDPKTSALSFVDAKKEVPDVAAALAGARDICAERIAEHAEVRKLVREAFTQHAAMVVGKTKEFADKTTKFDAYASFEEPVSSIPSHRFLAIRRGENEGVLRASIDLAPEAVLPKIERAAGIVPASPFAGELTQAAQDAYKRLIVPSTQVDVRVELKLRSDRAAVDVFAQNLRELLLAAPFGPRTVLAIDPGQRTGCKCAVVDTTGKLLAHETIYLVQGAEATERAKKVLRELVRKHQPSAVAVGNGTHGRETELFARELLVAEGLQEVPCVSVSEAGASVYSASDIAREEFPDLDLTIRGAISIARRLQDPLAELVKIDPKSIGVGQYQHDVQQTLLARKLDDVVESCVNRVGVELNTASAPLLARVAGIGGSLAKKIVDYRHTRGAFKHRRALLDVPGVGPRTFEQAAGFLRIHGGENPLDASAVHPERYALVERMAADIGVPVGSLVGRAELVDKINPKRYQEGDVGSFTLQDILSELKKPGRDPRATFEPPKFRDDVRTMEDLRPDMELEGVVTNVTAFGAFVDIGVHQDGLVHVSKLTDRFVKDPNEVVKVGDKLKVRVLEVDLVRQRISLTARKEGAHAGGGGGGGAQGKGGGNRPPHNAGPRPQQGRGGPPPGANRGPQRGPGGQRPQEKSFSNNPFEKLLKKS from the coding sequence ATGAGCACCCCCGAAGCAACCGTTCAATCCACGGACCACACGCTGGCCGAAGGCACCGTCGAGGGTGCTTTCGATCCCGTTCCGGCCATTGCCGAAGAGCTCGCGCTGGCGCCGGCCGCCGTGCGGGCGGTGGTCAAGTTGCTCGCCGAAGGGGCAACCGTTCCGTTCATCGCGCGCTACCGAAAAGAAGCCACGGGCGGGCTGGACGAAGTGCAGATCCGCACCATCGAGGAGCGGCGAACGTACCTCCTCGAGCTGCACGAGCGGCGGACGGCCATTTTGGGAGAGATCGCGTCGCAAGGGAAATTGACGCCGGAGCTCAAAGCCAAGATCGAGGCCGCGAAGACCAAAGCGGAGCTCGAGGATCTCTACCTTCCCTACAAGCCAAAGCGCCGCACCCGCGCCACCATCGCCAAGGAGCGCGGGCTCGAGCCTCTGGCCAACACCATCTGGTCGCAGCCGAAACAGGGCGATCCCAAGACCAGCGCCCTGTCCTTCGTGGACGCGAAGAAAGAGGTGCCCGACGTGGCCGCCGCTTTGGCCGGTGCGCGCGACATCTGCGCGGAGCGCATCGCGGAGCACGCAGAGGTGCGCAAGCTGGTGCGTGAAGCCTTCACCCAGCACGCGGCCATGGTGGTGGGAAAGACGAAGGAGTTCGCCGACAAGACCACCAAATTCGATGCGTATGCAAGCTTCGAAGAGCCGGTGTCGAGCATCCCATCGCATCGCTTTTTGGCCATTCGCCGCGGCGAGAACGAGGGTGTGCTGCGCGCCTCGATCGACCTCGCGCCCGAGGCGGTGCTGCCCAAGATCGAGCGCGCCGCGGGCATCGTCCCCGCCTCGCCCTTCGCCGGCGAGCTGACCCAAGCCGCGCAGGATGCCTACAAGCGGCTGATCGTGCCGAGCACCCAGGTGGACGTGCGGGTCGAGCTGAAGCTCCGCTCCGATCGGGCGGCCGTGGACGTGTTCGCGCAGAACCTCCGGGAGCTCTTGTTGGCCGCGCCCTTCGGCCCGCGCACGGTGCTGGCCATCGATCCGGGGCAGCGCACCGGCTGCAAATGCGCCGTGGTCGACACGACCGGGAAGCTGCTCGCGCACGAGACCATCTACTTGGTGCAGGGCGCCGAGGCGACCGAGCGGGCCAAGAAGGTGCTGCGCGAGCTGGTCCGAAAGCACCAGCCCAGCGCGGTCGCGGTCGGAAACGGCACCCACGGTCGCGAGACCGAGTTGTTCGCGCGCGAGCTCTTGGTGGCCGAGGGCCTCCAGGAGGTGCCGTGCGTCTCGGTGAGCGAGGCCGGCGCAAGCGTGTATTCTGCAAGCGATATCGCGCGCGAAGAGTTCCCCGATCTGGACTTGACGATCCGCGGCGCCATCAGCATCGCGCGGCGGCTGCAAGATCCGCTGGCGGAGCTGGTCAAGATCGACCCCAAGAGCATCGGCGTGGGGCAGTACCAGCACGACGTGCAGCAAACCTTGCTGGCGCGAAAGCTCGACGACGTGGTGGAGAGCTGCGTGAACCGGGTGGGGGTGGAGCTGAACACCGCCAGCGCGCCGCTGTTGGCGCGGGTGGCCGGCATCGGGGGCTCGCTGGCGAAGAAGATCGTCGACTATCGCCATACACGCGGCGCGTTCAAGCACCGGCGCGCGCTGCTGGACGTGCCGGGGGTGGGCCCGCGCACCTTCGAACAAGCGGCGGGGTTCTTGCGCATCCACGGCGGTGAAAATCCGCTCGACGCCAGCGCGGTGCACCCCGAACGCTACGCGCTGGTGGAGCGCATGGCCGCGGACATCGGGGTGCCGGTCGGCTCACTGGTGGGGCGCGCGGAGCTGGTCGATAAGATCAACCCCAAACGCTACCAAGAGGGCGACGTCGGCAGCTTTACGCTCCAAGACATCCTGAGCGAGCTCAAAAAACCGGGCCGCGATCCGCGCGCCACCTTCGAGCCGCCCAAATTCCGCGACGACGTGCGCACCATGGAGGATCTCCGCCCCGACATGGAGCTCGAGGGCGTCGTCACCAATGTCACCGCATTCGGGGCCTTCGTCGATATCGGGGTGCACCAGGATGGTTTGGTGCACGTCTCCAAGCTGACCGACCGCTTCGTCAAAGATCCGAACGAAGTCGTCAAAGTCGGCGACAAGCTCAAGGTCCGCGTTCTGGAGGTCGATCTCGTCCGCCAGCGTATCTCGCTGACTGCCCGCAAAGAGGGGGCGCACGCGGGTGGTGGCGGCGGCGGCGGCGCGCAGGGCAAAGGTGGCGGAAATCGCCCACCGCACAACGCGGGTCCGCGTCCGCAACAGGGGCGCGGTGGACCGCCGCCGGGTGCGAACCGCGGACCGCAGCGGGGTCCGGGCGGGCAACGTCCGCAGGAGAAGAGCTTCTCGAACAATCCATTCGAAAAGCTCCTCAAGAAGTCATAG
- a CDS encoding GNAT family N-acetyltransferase codes for MTRWELGPVPPVSTGAARAWSLARAESHDRGALITLLGAQFLEHDIRLTPEQLAVSVDGVLSDPTRGLFIVARVGGNTEPPSERPPAPYPGAPVPPAPSSPSSTIVVGIAFLSFMWTLEHGGVSAWLDVLYVVPAHRSQGIGRALLTSALEASQQRGCVAVDLEIEASHARAANLYLRLGFRPHARTRWVKPLKGNMF; via the coding sequence ATGACACGATGGGAGCTCGGTCCGGTTCCTCCGGTTTCGACGGGCGCGGCGAGGGCGTGGAGCCTTGCCCGCGCGGAGTCACACGATCGCGGCGCGCTGATCACATTGCTCGGCGCGCAATTCTTGGAGCATGACATCCGGCTCACGCCGGAGCAGCTCGCCGTCTCGGTGGACGGCGTGCTCTCCGATCCGACGCGCGGTCTGTTCATCGTGGCGCGGGTAGGAGGAAACACGGAGCCGCCGTCGGAGCGCCCGCCGGCGCCGTATCCTGGCGCACCCGTTCCGCCGGCGCCCAGCTCGCCTTCGAGCACCATCGTGGTCGGGATCGCCTTTCTCTCCTTTATGTGGACCCTCGAGCACGGGGGCGTCTCCGCTTGGCTCGACGTTCTCTATGTCGTGCCGGCCCACCGCAGCCAGGGCATCGGGCGCGCGCTCCTTACGTCGGCACTGGAAGCCTCGCAGCAGCGGGGGTGCGTCGCCGTCGACTTGGAGATCGAGGCATCGCACGCGCGGGCCGCGAACCTGTATTTGCGTTTGGGGTTTCGCCCGCACGCGCGCACCCGATGGGTCAAGCCGCTCAAGGGCAACATGTTCTAA